A section of the Harmonia axyridis chromosome 2, icHarAxyr1.1, whole genome shotgun sequence genome encodes:
- the LOC123672573 gene encoding acyl-CoA-binding domain-containing protein 6-like has translation MAESVDNFSDLKELGIDFNIQELDENFEQAANHLPKLVPSLSEETLLSLYAYYKQGKDGNCNISKPSWFDFKGRAKWEAWKKLDKMPQDQAKALYIDTVKKIDSSFELNAKKERWVVVSTLQNEDTMFTQEKNIVDHVKEGNRENVIKCLKNMNDIQLNNLDENGLSLIHWAADRGSVDILSDLLSYGADINIKDSEGQTALHYSASCGHMDCVRLLLDKGALLNIEDDEGLLPCDVANDENMKQLLACS, from the coding sequence ATGGCTGAATCAGTAGATAATTTTAGTGATTTGAAAGAATTAGGTATAGATTTTAATATACAAGaacttgatgaaaattttgaacaagCAGCAAATCATTTACCAAAGTTGGTGCCGAGTTTGAGTGAGGAAACTCTTTTATCTCTATATGCATATTATAAACAAGGGAAAGACGGCAACTGCAACATCTCAAAACCATCCTGGTTTGATTTCAAGGGTCGAGCAAAATGggaagcatggaaaaaactaGATAAAATGCCTCAAGATCAGGCAAAAGCATTATATATTGAtactgtaaaaaaaattgattcttcATTTGAGTTAAATGCAAAGAAGGAAAGATGGGTGGTTGTATCCACCCTACAAAATGAAGATACAATGTTTACACAAGAGAAAAATATAGTAGATCATGTGAAGGAAGGCAATAGAGAAAATGTTATCAAATGcttgaaaaatatgaatgatatcCAACTAAATAATCTAGATGAAAATGGGCTGTCATTGATACATTGGGCTGCGGATAGGGGATCTGTTGACATTTTAAGTGATCTTCTGTCTTATGGTGCTGATATAAATATCAAGGACTCTGAAGGTCAAACCGCTCTTCATTATTCTGCTAGTTGTGGTCACATGGATTGTGTGCGTTTACTTTTAGATAAGGGTGCTCTTTTGAATATTGAGGATGATGAAGGACTACTTCCTTGTGATGTTGCGaatgatgaaaatatgaaacAATTACTTGCTTGTTCATGA
- the LOC123672574 gene encoding probable methyltransferase-like protein 23 gives MSDGPTEHIKTFVFSSKYNTQGNPQEEKLEVFIPERLQATYSFYTWPSASVLAWFLWENRRDLIGKKVLEIGAGTALPGIVAAKCGAEVIVSESALLPKSLQHTRRCCQLNQLGSNQIKVVGLTWGLLLDNLENFKPLDIILGSDCFYDPAVFEDILVTLSYLFEINPHAKFICTYQERSSDWSIEHLLAKWKLNCQIHSTSTLGQSAGINILDLIGPHNILILEIISAN, from the exons ATGAGTGATGGTCCCACTGAACATATTAAGACATTTGTATTTTCTTCTAAATATAATACACAAGGCAACCCTCAGGAAGAAAAATTAGAAGTCTTCATACCTGAG CGATTACAAGCAACATATTCTTTCTACACTTGGCCAAGTGCGTCAGTCCTAGCTTGGTTCTTGTGGGAAAACAGGAGAgatcttattggaaaaaaagTTCTCGAAATTGGCGCTGGAACTGCACTTCCAGGAATTGTTGCTGCTAAGTGTGGAGCTGAAGTAATTGTTAGCGAATCTGCTTTATTACCTAAATCTCTTCAGCATACTAGAAGGTGCTGTCAATTAAACCAACTGGGTTCTAATCAAATAAAAGTTGTTGGCCTTACTTGGGGTCTTCTACTGGATAATTTAGAGAATTTCAAACCCCTTGATATTATATTAGGCTCTGACTGCTTTTATGATCCTGCAGTGTTTGAAGATATTCTGGTGACATTGTcttatttatttgagataaaCCCACATGCCAAATTCATTTGTACTTATCAGGAGAGAAGTTCTGATTGGTCTATTGAACATTTACTAGCTAAGTGGAAATTGAATTGTCAAATACATAGTACAAGTACATTGGGCCAAAGTGCAGGAATAAATATTTTAGATCTTATTGGCCCCCATAATATACTTATATTAGAAATTATAAGTGCTAACTGA
- the LOC123672571 gene encoding probable arginine--tRNA ligase, mitochondrial encodes MSTKLKLYIGRKIIECLKKPTTVTPTELLPWIHIGKNLSEKHIEMAIPLDILEKNLGITNISEILKIQPDDIIRNISYANNRANRKVQFEVERNIFIKDVMENCAKPDFNLKPKTIVFEYSSPNIAKPFHFGHLRSTIIGNFLSNLNKFLYNKVTRLNYLGDWGTQFGFIKVGIDELKYSKENIKNNPLKLLYESYVFANKLSEKDASVSERAKIEFKKLESGSPELLDIWKEYMGYTKDELEIIYRRLGVEFDEYYYESMYSANNIQNIIDKLQEKKVIRKDSDGKLVVSIDKKIISVLKSDGSTLYLTRDIAAAIDRFNKYKFDKMYYVVDNSQSEHFKTLKEMLYRLDLPWANRLHHIKFGRIRGFSTRRGNAVFLKDILDECREKMIQKQITSPTTKVPIEDNETSDTLGVSCVIINDLKQRRQKDYEFAWDNVLQVQGDTGVKLQYTHCRLHSLEENCGIKLPQQLIPEILVEPDALNLIRSIAKFQDVLYETEEKYEACILVNYLFRLCNDISKSLKVLKIKGSEPDVGAQRLLLFVKAREVLHAGMSIIGLNPLKKM; translated from the exons ATGTCTACTAAATTGAAATTGTATATTGGAAGAAAG attattgaatgtttgaaaaaaccgacaacagtcacaccaacagAGCTACTACCATGGATTCACATAGGAAAAAATCTCAGCGAAAAACATATAGAAATGGCCATACCGTTAgatatattagaaaaaaatctAGGAATTACAAATATATCCGAGATATTGAAAATACAACCGGATGatataattcgaaatatttcttaTGCCAATAACAGAGCAAACAGAAAAGTACAGTTCGAAgtggaaagaaacatttttatcAAAGATGTTATGGAGAATTGTGCTAAGCCTGATTTCAATTTAAAACCAAAGACCATCGTCTTTGAATATAGTTCTCCAAATATAGCCAAACCATTTCACTTTGGCCATCTTAGATCGACTATAATAGGTAACTTTCTTAGCAACCtcaataaatttttatacaataaagTAACCAGACTAAACTATTTGGGCGATTGGGGTACCCAGTTTGGTTTCATAAAAGTTGGTATTGATGAGTTGAAATATagtaaagaaaatataaaaaataacccTCTTAAATTATTGTACGAGTCTTATGTATTTGCAAATAAATTATCTGAGAAAGATGCTTCTGTTTCTGAAAGAGCTAAAATAGAATTCAAAAAACTAGAGAGTGGTTCCCCTGAACTACTAGATATCTGGAAGGAATATATGGGCTACACAAAAGATGAATTAGAAATTATTTATAGAAGGCTAGGTGTTGAGTTTGATGAGTATTATTATGAATCCATGTATAGTGCCAATAACATACAAAACATCATTGAtaaattacaagaaaaaaaagttattcgGAAGGACTCAGATGGAAAACTTGTTGTTtctattgataaaaaaattatttctgtcCTCAAAAGTGATGGGTCTACCTTATACCTTACAAGAGACATAGCGGCAGCAATAGATagatttaataaatataaatttgacaaaatgTATTATGTAGTTGATAATAGTCAGAGCGAACATTTCAAAACTTTGAAAGAAATGTTGTATCGTCTTGACCTACCATGGGCTAATCGATTACATCACATCAAATTCGGAAGAATCAGAGGATTTAGTACAAGACGAGGAAATGCAGTATTTCTGAAAGATATCTTGGATGAATGCAGAGAAAAGATGATACAAAAACAGATAACTTCCCCTA ctacCAAAGTACCTATTGAAGATAATGAAACATCTGATACTTTGGGTGTTTcttgtgtaataataaatgatttaaaACAACGTAGACAGAAAGATTATGAATTTGCATGGGATAATGTTTTACAA gtTCAAGGGGATACTGGGGTTAAGCTACAATATACTCACTGCCGACTCCATAGTTTAGAAGAAAACTGTGGGATAAAACTACCCCAACAGCTAATTCCAGAAATATTAGTTGAACCTGATGCTTTAAATCTCATAAGATCAATTGCCAAATTCCAAGACGTTCTTTATGAAACTGAAGAAAAATATGAAGCTTGCATTTTAGTTAATTATCTATTTCGTCTTTG CAATGACATAAGTAAGTCTTTGAAGGTCCTCAAAATAAAAGGAAGTGAGCCTGATGTAGGTGCTCAAAGATTGTTGTTATTTGTGAAGGCTAGAGAAGTACTTCATGCTGGAATGTCAATTATTGGGCTGAATCCCTTGAAAAAAATGTAG
- the LOC123672575 gene encoding rab-like protein 3, whose amino-acid sequence MNTSIKRVRIMILGDSGVGKTSLVNLIAHNEPLKSPSWTIGCSIEVKLHEYKEGTRDQNTYFIEMWDIGGSNNHRNERHVFYNPCHGIILVHDFTNKKSEEHLNEWLQELVSREGNNTSLTSITSFDEFDTENYLGSNQIPILVVGTKVDQASERKPSNRTFASQIGADEILLDSRQSRYLAAGTSNAVKLSRFFDRVIDYSCRSHERYTNSLSSPIYSSKFVIPHQD is encoded by the coding sequence atGAATACTTCGATCAAAAGAGTGAGAATCATGATACTTGGAGATTCGGGAGTAGGAAAAACTTCCCTAGTGAATTTAATCGCCCACAATGAACCACTCAAATCTCCTAGTTGGACAATAGGATGTTCAATCGAAGTTAAATTGCATGAATATAAGGAAGGAACAAGAGATCAAAATACATACTTCATAGAAATGTGGGATATCGGTGGAAGTAACAACCATAGGAATGAAAGACATGTATTTTATAACCCTTGTCATGGAATTATTTTAGTTCACGACTTTACCAACAAAAAATCTGAGGAACATTTGAATGAATGGTTACAAGAACTTGTAAGTCGTGAAGGAAACAATACTTCTTTGACTTCCATAacaagttttgatgaatttgacacTGAAAATTACTTAGGGAGCAACCAAATTCCTATCTTAGTTGTTGGAACAAAAGTGGACCAAGCTAGTGAGAGAAAACCTAGTAACAGAACATTTGCAAGCCAAATAGGAGCAGATGAGATTTTGTTAGACAGCAGGCAATCTAGATACTTAGCTGCTGGGACATCAAACGCTGTGAAACTTTCACGATTCTTTGATAGAGTGATAGATTATAGTTGCAGGTCACATGAAAGATATACTAACTCACTATCATCACCAATTTACTCATCAAAATTTGTGATACCCCATCAAGATtga